The Callithrix jacchus isolate 240 chromosome X, calJac240_pri, whole genome shotgun sequence genome contains a region encoding:
- the AMELX gene encoding amelogenin, X isoform: MGTWILFACLLGAAFAMPLPPHPGHPGYINFSYEVLTPLKWYQSMIRPAYPSYGYEPMGGWLHHQIIPVLSQQHPPTHTLQPHHHIPVVPAQQPVVPQQPMMPVPGQHSMIPTQHHQPNLPPPAQQPFQPQTVQPQPHQPMQPQSPVHPMQPLPPQPPLPPMFPMQPLPPMLPDLPLEAWPATDKTKREEVMLLWNYYTVESFTSSWLGSYLASSSRHKTQSLKYTHSIFLPLQCSYTSAIAAAPGSIEPPCSSCRARVQCGNREGDRRQGKTLPKVQEELARQAPCLECTTRGSGREKALGHCDPLSQTPWGALSSESPPYPQKAESPQVPK, from the exons GTGCTTACCCCTTTGAAGTGGTACCAAAGCATGATAAGGCCAGCG TACCCTTCCTATGGTTACGAGCCCATGGGTGGATGGCTGCACCACCAAATCATCCCTGTGCTGTCCCAACAGCACCCCCCGACTCACACCCTGCAGCCTCATCACCACATCCCAGTGGTGCCAGCTCAGCAGCCCGTGGTCCCCCAGCAACCAATGATGCCCGTTCCTGGCCAACACTCCATGATTCCAACCCAACACCACCAGCCAAACCTCCCTCCGCCCGCCCAGCAGCCCTTCCAGCCCCAGACTGTTcagccacagcctcaccagcCCATGCAGCCCCAGTCACCTGTGCACCCCATGCAGCCCCTGCCGCCacagccacctctgcctccgaTGTTCCccatgcagcccctgcctcccatgCTTCCTGATCTGCCTCTGGAAGCTTGGCCAGCAACAGACAAGACCAAGCGGGAAGAAGTG ATGCTGCTCTGGAATTACTACACTGTGGAATCTTTCACATCTTCCTGGCTTGGGTCCTACCTTGCTTCTAGCAGTAGGCACAAAACACAGAGCCTGAAATACACACACTCTATCTTCTTACCTCTCCAGTGTTCTTACACCTCAGCAATAGCAGCAGCTCCAGGCAGTATTGAGCCCCCATGCTCCTCTTGCAGAGCCCGTGTGCAGTGTGGGAACAGAGAaggagacaggagacagggaaagacACTGCCCAAAGTGCAAGAAGAGCTGGCCAGGCAGGCTCCCTGTCTGGAATGCACAACTAGAGGCTCTGGGAGGGAGAAAGCCTTGGGTCACTGTGATCCTCTGAGTCAGACACCCTGGGGAGCTCTTAGCTCTGAAAGTCCTCCCTACCCACAGAAGGCTGAGAGCCCCCAAGTACCCAAGTAG